A window of Dickeya zeae NCPPB 2538 contains these coding sequences:
- a CDS encoding SDR family NAD(P)-dependent oxidoreductase, whose product MTKPATVLITGASSGIGATYAARFARRGHDLVLVARDETRLNTLAARLKEEFDIAVEVLQADLTQSADLAALEARLRDDSRISILINNAGMAQTGSFVQQTAVSIENLIALNTTALTRLAAAVAPRFVQSGSGTIVNIGSVVGFAPELGASIYGATKAFVLFLSQGLHLELSPHGVYVQAVLPAATRTEIWERAGIDINTLPEVMEVDELVDAALVGFDRRELVTIPPLHVAERWDSLDAARQSLMSDLRQAHAAERYRPQ is encoded by the coding sequence ATGACCAAACCTGCAACAGTCCTCATCACGGGGGCTTCCAGTGGCATCGGTGCCACCTATGCCGCGCGTTTTGCCCGTCGTGGTCACGATCTCGTACTTGTCGCCCGCGACGAAACGCGGCTGAACACATTGGCTGCACGTCTGAAAGAGGAGTTCGATATCGCCGTTGAGGTATTGCAGGCTGATCTGACGCAGTCTGCCGATCTTGCCGCCCTCGAAGCCCGTCTGCGTGATGACAGCCGCATCAGCATTCTGATCAACAACGCGGGGATGGCTCAGACGGGTAGCTTTGTGCAGCAGACAGCGGTGAGTATCGAAAACCTGATTGCACTCAACACCACGGCACTAACACGGCTCGCCGCTGCGGTTGCCCCGCGATTCGTACAGTCTGGCAGTGGCACCATTGTCAATATTGGTTCGGTCGTCGGCTTTGCTCCCGAGTTAGGTGCTTCAATTTACGGTGCCACCAAAGCCTTCGTACTCTTTCTGTCACAGGGCTTGCATTTGGAGCTTTCACCTCATGGTGTCTATGTGCAAGCCGTGTTACCTGCAGCGACCCGCACGGAAATCTGGGAGCGTGCCGGTATTGACATCAATACGCTGCCTGAAGTGATGGAAGTGGATGAGCTTGTCGATGCAGCGCTGGTGGGTTTCGATCGCCGTGAGTTGGTCACTATTCCACCGCTTCATGTCGCTGAACGTTGGGATTCGTTGGATGCGGCGCGCCAAAGTTTAATGTCGGATCTCCGACAGGCGCATGCAGCGGAACGCTATCGTCCCCAATAA
- a CDS encoding oxidoreductase, with the protein MKRERRVALVTGASSGIGRATADKLVTAGYRVYGTSRQGAQAGLRTFSLLAMDVTDDESVAAAVDELLRLEGRIDLLVNNAGFGLSPAAAEESSIAQVRALFDTNVLGVVRVTNAVLPTMRKQGSGRILNVGSGLGIIPAPYNAHYSATKHAIEGYSESLDHEVREFGVRVAVIQPGVTRTSFDSSATPSDKPLSAYDWSRQKYLVAYESAMSVADSADSVAETIVLAANDKTPRLRYPSGKVARQGAFARRFLPRGFFDKMLHKQFGLG; encoded by the coding sequence ATGAAAAGAGAGAGACGCGTAGCCCTCGTTACCGGGGCCTCATCGGGTATCGGGAGAGCCACTGCCGACAAGCTTGTAACGGCTGGCTATCGGGTCTATGGCACGAGCAGGCAGGGCGCTCAGGCCGGTCTGCGCACGTTTTCTCTGCTGGCGATGGATGTGACGGACGATGAATCTGTCGCCGCCGCCGTCGATGAACTGCTGCGCCTGGAAGGACGCATCGATCTGCTGGTCAATAATGCGGGCTTCGGCCTTAGCCCTGCGGCAGCGGAAGAGAGCTCTATTGCACAGGTACGTGCGCTGTTTGACACCAACGTACTTGGCGTCGTCAGGGTGACCAATGCCGTTTTACCCACCATGCGAAAGCAAGGCAGTGGTCGCATCTTGAATGTCGGGTCGGGGTTGGGGATTATTCCGGCACCTTACAACGCGCATTACTCGGCGACTAAGCATGCAATTGAAGGGTATTCCGAATCTCTTGACCATGAAGTGCGCGAGTTTGGGGTACGCGTTGCGGTTATCCAACCGGGCGTCACACGAACGTCATTTGACTCAAGCGCTACCCCATCCGATAAGCCTCTTTCTGCCTATGATTGGAGCCGCCAGAAATACCTTGTCGCCTACGAGAGCGCCATGTCCGTAGCGGATAGCGCTGATAGCGTGGCCGAAACTATCGTGTTGGCAGCAAACGATAAAACACCTCGTCTGCGTTACCCCTCGGGCAAGGTAGCACGTCAGGGGGCTTTCGCCCGGCGATTTCTTCCGCGTGGTTTCTTCGACAAGATGCTGCACAAGCAATTTGGTCTGGGTTAA
- a CDS encoding MDR family oxidoreductase: protein MSITFNALLTTKTGGEISTTLVDFDAADLMPGDVSVAIDYSTVNYKDAMAISGQAPIIHQFPLIPGIDFSGVVESSSHPGFNVGDRVVANGWGLSQTHHGGLAQKARVKGDWLVKLPDVFSTRDAMAIGTAGYTAMLSVLALEHAGVTPDKGDVLVTGAGGGAGSVAVILLSKLGYRVVASTGRLEEAGYLRELGAAEVIERRTLSEPGAPIGKERWAGAIDSVGSHTLANVLAQTRYRGAVAAFGLAQGADLPGSVLPFILRNVTLAGIDSVNAPQDVRLQAWERLATDLDLGKLAHATQVIGLTDVVDLVGPMLHGQVRGRTVVDVNV from the coding sequence ATGAGCATAACTTTTAACGCGCTGTTGACCACCAAGACCGGCGGCGAAATTTCAACAACGCTCGTCGATTTTGATGCAGCCGACCTCATGCCGGGTGACGTCAGTGTCGCTATCGACTATTCAACGGTGAACTACAAGGATGCAATGGCCATCAGCGGTCAAGCGCCGATAATCCATCAGTTTCCATTGATTCCTGGCATTGACTTTTCAGGGGTCGTCGAGTCCTCGTCGCACCCAGGGTTCAACGTTGGTGATCGTGTTGTCGCCAACGGTTGGGGCCTGAGCCAGACCCACCATGGTGGCCTGGCGCAGAAGGCGCGCGTCAAGGGTGACTGGCTGGTCAAATTGCCCGATGTTTTTTCGACGCGAGATGCCATGGCTATCGGCACGGCTGGATACACCGCGATGCTGTCCGTACTCGCGTTGGAGCATGCGGGCGTGACGCCGGACAAGGGGGACGTGTTGGTGACAGGCGCTGGTGGCGGCGCGGGTTCGGTGGCTGTCATCCTGTTGTCCAAACTGGGGTATCGGGTTGTGGCCTCGACCGGGCGTTTGGAGGAAGCCGGATACTTACGCGAATTAGGCGCTGCCGAGGTCATTGAGCGTCGCACGCTGTCCGAACCTGGCGCACCAATCGGTAAAGAGCGTTGGGCCGGTGCGATCGACTCCGTGGGGAGTCACACGCTCGCCAATGTGCTGGCGCAAACGCGTTATCGCGGCGCAGTGGCGGCTTTCGGGCTTGCACAGGGGGCTGATCTGCCTGGTTCTGTGCTGCCGTTTATTCTACGCAATGTGACTCTGGCTGGTATCGATTCAGTTAATGCGCCGCAGGACGTACGGTTGCAGGCATGGGAACGTCTGGCGACTGATCTGGATCTGGGTAAACTTGCACATGCCACGCAGGTCATCGGGTTGACCGATGTGGTGGATCTTGTTGGGCCTATGCTTCACGGGCAGGTGCGTGGTCGCACCGTCGTGGACGTCAATGTCTGA